One segment of Sphingomonas morindae DNA contains the following:
- a CDS encoding RidA family protein: MRMTPINPRDGIYPATDDYVHAMEVIGAARFLFVSGTMGLDGEGHAPEDLDAQLALIWSNIRRILAEAGMTTGHIVRLTSYLRDAAYAEANQKARIEALGDRRIPTTAIVVETLVPEWLVEIEVIAAA, from the coding sequence ATGCGCATGACCCCCATCAATCCCCGCGACGGCATTTACCCGGCCACCGACGATTATGTGCACGCGATGGAAGTCATCGGCGCAGCCCGCTTTCTGTTCGTCAGCGGCACGATGGGGCTTGATGGCGAAGGGCACGCCCCCGAAGATCTGGACGCGCAGCTCGCGCTGATCTGGTCCAATATCCGCCGCATCCTCGCCGAAGCGGGCATGACGACGGGCCATATCGTGCGGCTGACAAGCTATCTGCGTGATGCCGCCTATGCCGAGGCGAACCAGAAGGCGCGCATCGAGGCCTTGGGCGACCGTCGTATCCCGACGACCGCGATCGTGGTCGAGACGCTGGTGCCGGAATGGCTGGTCGAGATCGAGGTCATCGCGGCCGCGTGA
- a CDS encoding peptidase M61: MLMTCKMLLTAIASSALALGAAGKVDAQTGSASGPPISLAVDATDTDHAIFTVHETIPATPGPLTLLYPQWEAASHAPTVPIQALAGLVATADGRRIAWRRDPRKVHAFHLAIPPGATSVTLDFQILSDADTLREAQVNVQWQRLLLYPAGSDVARIQVAARLTLPKGMHAYGALRRAGEDAGAIRFAPVALERLVDAPVWGAKVSRIIPLTPGAAQPITVALLADDPADLAPADAAAGPLRALIVQAGKIFGAPPFTRYDMLVSLTDRLGTGGVEHREEGENDLPANYLREPGKQLNSVDLIAHEYVHAWNGRYRIPADLLAPDYNTPVSDSLLWVYEGQTEFWGRVLAARAGLRDRQQTLDRLALDAALVATRKGRAWKSLADSVNDPVYMAGHHVDWRDWTRREDYYAEGVLLWLDVDARLRELTRGARGLDAFAADFFHVDAPGAPARAYDLEAVCAALARVAPADWHGFLARHLDSHETQDAMAGLARAGWRLVFTPEATDTFRQNETDDGARDYSFSVGLKVDEGGRVRAVSWEGPAFLAGLAPGGRITRVDGLPYSAAALEHAVANTVTTPLDLVVDDGTRSRTVRLAYRGGARYPHLERIPDRADRLDALLTGR, translated from the coding sequence ATGCTGATGACGTGCAAAATGTTGCTCACGGCGATCGCATCCAGCGCGCTGGCGCTCGGCGCCGCTGGGAAGGTCGACGCGCAGACGGGCAGCGCATCGGGCCCGCCGATCAGCCTGGCGGTGGACGCCACCGATACCGACCATGCCATCTTCACCGTCCATGAGACGATCCCCGCGACGCCCGGGCCGCTGACCCTTCTCTATCCGCAATGGGAGGCGGCCAGCCACGCCCCCACCGTGCCGATCCAGGCGCTGGCCGGTCTGGTCGCGACCGCCGATGGCCGCCGGATCGCGTGGCGGCGCGATCCCCGCAAGGTCCATGCCTTCCACCTCGCCATACCGCCGGGCGCGACCTCGGTGACGCTGGACTTCCAGATCCTGTCCGATGCCGACACGCTGCGGGAGGCGCAGGTCAATGTGCAATGGCAGAGGCTGCTGCTCTATCCGGCAGGAAGCGATGTCGCGCGGATCCAGGTCGCGGCGCGGCTGACCTTGCCCAAGGGCATGCACGCCTATGGCGCGCTCCGTCGGGCGGGCGAGGATGCGGGTGCGATCCGCTTCGCGCCCGTTGCCCTCGAGCGCCTGGTCGACGCGCCGGTATGGGGCGCCAAAGTGTCCCGCATCATCCCGCTCACGCCGGGCGCCGCGCAGCCGATAACGGTCGCGCTGCTCGCCGACGATCCCGCCGACCTCGCCCCCGCCGATGCCGCCGCCGGCCCGCTCCGCGCGCTGATCGTGCAGGCGGGCAAGATCTTCGGCGCGCCGCCCTTCACCCGCTACGACATGCTGGTGTCGCTCACCGACCGGCTCGGCACGGGCGGCGTCGAACATCGCGAGGAGGGCGAGAACGACCTGCCGGCAAACTATCTGCGCGAGCCCGGCAAGCAGCTCAACAGCGTCGATCTGATCGCGCATGAATATGTGCACGCCTGGAACGGACGGTATCGCATCCCCGCCGACCTGCTCGCGCCCGACTATAACACGCCCGTCAGCGACAGCCTCTTGTGGGTCTATGAGGGGCAGACCGAATTCTGGGGTCGGGTCCTCGCCGCCCGTGCGGGCCTGCGCGACCGGCAGCAGACGCTGGACAGGCTCGCGCTCGATGCCGCGCTGGTGGCGACCCGCAAGGGCCGGGCCTGGAAGAGCCTCGCCGACAGCGTCAACGATCCCGTCTACATGGCCGGGCACCATGTCGACTGGCGGGATTGGACACGGCGGGAGGATTATTACGCCGAGGGCGTGCTGCTTTGGCTGGATGTGGACGCGCGCCTGCGCGAACTGACGCGCGGCGCGCGCGGGCTCGACGCCTTCGCGGCCGACTTCTTCCATGTCGACGCGCCCGGCGCGCCCGCCCGCGCCTATGATTTGGAGGCGGTCTGCGCGGCGCTGGCGAGGGTGGCCCCGGCCGATTGGCACGGCTTCCTCGCGCGGCATCTCGACAGCCACGAGACGCAAGATGCCATGGCCGGGCTGGCCCGTGCGGGCTGGCGCCTGGTTTTCACGCCCGAGGCGACCGACACCTTCCGCCAGAACGAAACGGACGACGGCGCACGCGACTATAGCTTCTCGGTCGGGCTCAAGGTGGATGAGGGCGGGCGCGTGCGTGCGGTCTCCTGGGAAGGCCCGGCATTCCTGGCCGGGCTGGCGCCGGGGGGACGGATTACGCGGGTGGACGGGCTGCCTTACAGCGCCGCCGCGCTCGAACACGCCGTGGCGAACACCGTCACCACGCCGCTCGATCTCGTCGTCGATGATGGCACCCGAAGCCGCACCGTCCGCCTCGCCTATCGAGGCGGCGCACGCTACCCGCATCTGGAGCGCATCCCGGACAGGGCCGACCGGCTCGACGCGCTGCTGACGGGGCGCTAG
- a CDS encoding dienelactone hydrolase family protein — translation MTHARLHVRTDDGDCPCQLFAPAIGEGPWPAVIVYMDAGGIRPAIEQMSRRLADAGYVVLLPDLFYRYGPYGPFVPKQVFAGDFRAVLGPLVATTDNLKAAEDSGALLAMLDARGDVVGRRVGALGFCMGGGMAIAAAGRWPDRFAAVASFHGGRLATDAPTSPHLFAPMLEAELYVAAAEDDASYPPDMAERFEAALDAAGVRYRAETYPAAHGWMKPDFPVYDHAQAERGWRAMLDLFGRTLKGSADAAS, via the coding sequence ATGACCCACGCGCGCCTGCACGTTCGCACCGACGACGGCGACTGCCCGTGCCAGCTCTTCGCCCCGGCAATCGGCGAGGGGCCCTGGCCGGCCGTGATCGTCTATATGGATGCGGGTGGCATCCGGCCTGCCATCGAGCAGATGAGCCGGCGTCTGGCCGATGCCGGCTATGTGGTGCTGCTGCCCGACCTGTTCTACCGCTACGGCCCCTATGGCCCGTTCGTGCCGAAGCAGGTGTTCGCGGGCGACTTCCGGGCGGTGCTCGGCCCATTGGTGGCGACGACGGACAACCTCAAGGCGGCCGAGGATAGCGGCGCGCTGCTGGCGATGCTCGACGCGCGCGGCGACGTGGTCGGGCGACGGGTCGGCGCCCTGGGCTTCTGCATGGGCGGGGGCATGGCGATCGCCGCGGCGGGCCGGTGGCCCGACCGCTTCGCGGCCGTCGCGAGCTTCCATGGCGGCCGGCTCGCGACCGACGCGCCGACCAGCCCGCACCTGTTCGCGCCCATGCTCGAGGCCGAACTCTATGTCGCGGCGGCCGAGGACGATGCGTCCTACCCCCCGGACATGGCCGAGCGGTTCGAGGCGGCGCTCGACGCGGCCGGCGTGCGCTATCGTGCCGAGACCTACCCCGCGGCGCATGGCTGGATGAAGCCCGACTTCCCCGTCTATGATCACGCGCAGGCCGAACGCGGGTGGCGCGCGATGCTGGACCTGTTCGGACGCACGCTGAAGGGATCCGCCGACGCGGCCAGCTAG
- a CDS encoding MFS transporter translates to MARSDTLPARFPLPANLRALAHRNYRLWFAGALVSNIGTWMQRTAQDWLVLTILTHYDARAVGAVMAFQYIPQFLLLPWTGHAADHLDRRRLLLLTQAVMGVLALGLGGLTISGMVRLWQVDAFALLFGVAAAFDAPVRQTFVGDLVGDADLANAVALNSTSFNAARMLGPAAAGLCIGAIGTGWAFIVNGVSFLAVLVSLTRLRSDQLHGHERRPRATGAMLAGFGYVARRRDLRTITVMLFLIGTFGLNTSIFISTMAVGVFHADATRFGLLSSAMAIGTFAGAFIATGRDRPRFATLTGGAALFGAACAAAALSPSYWLFACALALVGLAALTVTNCSNTLMQLSSAPEMRGRVMAIRLAIALGGTPLGAPLVGWVAHDAGPRWSMGVAAAAGLVAAAIGWRYQNWTATETDS, encoded by the coding sequence GTGGCGCGTTCCGACACTTTGCCGGCCCGGTTTCCGCTTCCGGCCAATCTCCGCGCGCTGGCGCATCGCAACTACCGGCTCTGGTTCGCCGGCGCGCTGGTCTCCAATATCGGCACCTGGATGCAGCGCACCGCGCAGGACTGGCTGGTGCTCACCATCCTGACCCACTACGACGCCCGCGCGGTCGGCGCCGTCATGGCCTTCCAGTACATTCCGCAGTTTCTGCTTCTGCCCTGGACGGGGCATGCCGCGGATCACCTCGATCGCCGACGCCTTCTGCTCCTCACCCAGGCCGTCATGGGCGTCCTGGCGCTGGGCCTTGGCGGGTTGACCATCTCGGGCATGGTGAGGCTGTGGCAGGTCGATGCGTTCGCCCTGCTGTTCGGCGTGGCGGCGGCGTTCGACGCACCGGTGCGGCAGACCTTCGTCGGCGACCTTGTCGGCGACGCGGACCTTGCCAACGCCGTGGCGCTCAACTCCACCTCGTTCAACGCCGCCCGGATGCTGGGTCCTGCGGCGGCGGGTCTGTGCATCGGCGCAATCGGCACCGGCTGGGCGTTCATCGTCAACGGCGTGTCTTTCCTCGCCGTGCTGGTGTCGCTGACCCGGCTCCGGTCGGATCAGCTGCACGGCCATGAGCGCCGCCCCCGCGCGACGGGCGCCATGCTCGCGGGCTTCGGCTATGTCGCCCGCCGGCGGGATCTGCGGACGATCACGGTCATGCTGTTCCTCATCGGCACGTTCGGCCTCAACACGTCGATCTTCATCTCGACCATGGCGGTCGGCGTCTTCCACGCCGACGCGACGCGCTTCGGCCTGCTCAGCTCGGCCATGGCCATCGGCACCTTCGCCGGCGCGTTCATCGCCACCGGCCGCGACCGGCCCCGTTTTGCGACGTTGACCGGCGGAGCCGCGCTCTTCGGCGCGGCGTGCGCCGCCGCCGCGCTCTCCCCGAGCTACTGGCTCTTCGCCTGTGCGCTGGCGCTGGTCGGCCTCGCGGCCCTGACCGTCACCAACTGCTCGAACACGCTGATGCAGCTTTCGAGCGCCCCCGAGATGCGCGGGCGGGTGATGGCGATCCGCCTCGCCATCGCGCTCGGCGGCACCCCGCTCGGCGCACCGCTGGTCGGCTGGGTCGCGCACGACGCCGGACCACGCTGGTCGATGGGCGTCGCGGCGGCGGCGGGCCTGGTCGCGGCGGCGATCGGCTGGCGATATCAGAACTGGACGGCAACGGAGACGGACTCATGA
- a CDS encoding MarR family winged helix-turn-helix transcriptional regulator: MAKPNEPPGAELGALVDDLLQSTGMLLRRLRSEAAAEELSLSQAAVLGRLARQGDATTADLARAEGVKPQSMGATLAGLEQQGLVARRPHPTDGRQFLFRLTPAGQAARDRRRLLKHKWLTEALGGVTPAERAALGSALAILRRLSAS, from the coding sequence ATGGCGAAACCGAACGAGCCTCCCGGCGCCGAACTCGGCGCGCTGGTGGACGACCTGCTGCAATCGACGGGCATGCTGCTCCGGCGGCTCCGGTCGGAAGCGGCGGCGGAGGAGCTGAGCCTGTCCCAGGCGGCGGTGCTGGGGCGCCTCGCACGCCAGGGGGATGCGACGACGGCCGATCTGGCGCGCGCGGAAGGCGTGAAGCCGCAGTCGATGGGCGCCACTCTGGCCGGTCTCGAACAGCAGGGGCTGGTCGCACGGCGACCGCACCCGACCGACGGGCGTCAATTCCTGTTCCGGCTCACGCCCGCCGGCCAGGCCGCGCGCGACCGGCGACGCTTGTTGAAGCATAAATGGCTGACCGAGGCGCTGGGCGGCGTCACCCCCGCCGAGCGCGCGGCGTTGGGCAGCGCGCTTGCCATTCTTCGCCGCCTGAGCGCGTCCTGA
- a CDS encoding TetR/AcrR family transcriptional regulator: protein MAEKVSPTLDKRVARSRATVLMETYRQLSEGGIGGVSIDAVSKRSGVSKTTIYRHWPSRSALLLEACASFGAPARVPGTGSLRGDLHALLTSLAGALDGTPWSKAYPSILDAAERDPEIATVQKQLHAAFMAPFEAVLQRACAAGEASLQGRATSELVARLVGPLFFRRWFSREAIDGRFVDAIIDAALK from the coding sequence ATGGCGGAAAAAGTCTCCCCCACTTTGGACAAGCGGGTCGCGCGATCGCGCGCGACCGTCCTCATGGAAACCTACCGCCAGTTGTCGGAGGGGGGGATTGGCGGGGTCAGCATCGATGCGGTCTCGAAGCGATCAGGCGTGTCCAAGACGACGATCTACCGCCACTGGCCGTCCCGCTCGGCGCTCCTGCTGGAGGCCTGCGCGAGCTTCGGAGCGCCGGCGCGGGTGCCGGGAACGGGTAGCCTTCGCGGTGATCTCCATGCCTTGCTGACAAGCCTGGCCGGCGCGCTGGACGGGACGCCCTGGAGCAAGGCCTATCCGTCGATTTTGGACGCGGCCGAGCGCGATCCGGAAATCGCCACTGTCCAGAAGCAGCTGCACGCGGCCTTCATGGCACCGTTCGAGGCCGTTCTGCAGCGGGCCTGTGCAGCGGGCGAAGCTTCGCTTCAGGGGCGCGCCACAAGCGAGCTCGTCGCACGCCTCGTGGGCCCGCTCTTCTTCCGGCGCTGGTTTTCGCGCGAGGCCATAGATGGCCGGTTCGTGGACGCGATCATAGACGCCGCCCTCAAGTAA
- a CDS encoding alpha/beta fold hydrolase, translating to MIAALDGFTQQMVPANGIALHSVTGGDGPPIVLLHGFPQSWWEWRKVMPLLADRFSVVALDLRGAGFSDCPADGYDKATLAKDVHAAMRALGHERYAVCGHDIGGMVAVAVAATHRDTVTHLAVLDVPLPGWSKWEATAAGLWHFGFHIKRDLPERLIHGREYDYIAAFVAERMYDHTHFDPEDLEIFARALALPGRTRGAMEWYRAFAADHPAALAWKRQPLEMPVLALGGEHRFGPHMVDMLKEFARDVTGGSIARASHYVADERPKEVAAALIRFLGRAAPGR from the coding sequence ATGATCGCAGCTCTGGACGGATTTACGCAGCAGATGGTCCCGGCGAACGGAATAGCGCTTCATAGCGTCACCGGCGGCGACGGGCCGCCGATCGTCCTGCTCCATGGCTTTCCGCAAAGCTGGTGGGAGTGGCGCAAGGTCATGCCGTTGCTCGCCGATCGTTTCAGCGTGGTGGCGCTGGACCTGCGCGGTGCGGGCTTCTCCGACTGTCCGGCGGACGGCTACGACAAGGCCACGCTGGCCAAGGACGTGCACGCGGCGATGCGCGCGCTCGGGCATGAGCGCTATGCGGTGTGCGGCCACGATATCGGCGGCATGGTCGCGGTGGCGGTGGCGGCCACCCACCGCGACACGGTCACCCATCTGGCGGTGCTCGACGTGCCGCTTCCCGGGTGGAGCAAATGGGAGGCGACCGCCGCCGGCCTTTGGCATTTCGGCTTCCATATCAAACGCGATCTGCCCGAACGCCTGATCCATGGGCGCGAATATGACTATATCGCCGCCTTCGTGGCGGAGCGGATGTACGATCACACCCATTTCGATCCGGAAGATCTCGAGATTTTCGCACGCGCCCTGGCGCTTCCGGGCAGGACCCGCGGCGCGATGGAATGGTATCGCGCCTTTGCGGCGGACCATCCCGCCGCGCTCGCATGGAAGCGCCAGCCGCTTGAAATGCCCGTGCTAGCGCTTGGCGGCGAGCATCGCTTCGGCCCGCACATGGTCGACATGCTCAAGGAGTTCGCGCGCGACGTGACCGGCGGTTCGATCGCGCGCGCGAGCCACTATGTCGCGGACGAGCGACCGAAGGAGGTGGCGGCGGCGCTGATCCGCTTCCTTGGCCGGGCAGCGCCGGGCCGGTGA
- a CDS encoding VOC family protein, translated as MSTPSTVRGINHIGITVPDIEAAKAFLAAALGGQLIYQSFGPADPPRQGEAFERATGAAPGTVVRAQAMVKIETGPDLELFEMHGPDQAAPARASDFGITHFGVYTDDIDAAVARFVAAGGAALTAPRSIPYATEKGERNKVCYCRMPWGTTIEFITLPDRMAYRDHTALRRWQDEDRAASSGQSFSQ; from the coding sequence ATGTCTACCCCGTCGACGGTGCGCGGCATCAACCATATCGGCATCACCGTTCCCGACATCGAGGCCGCCAAGGCCTTCCTCGCGGCGGCGCTCGGCGGCCAGCTGATCTACCAATCCTTCGGCCCGGCCGATCCGCCCCGGCAGGGCGAGGCGTTCGAGCGCGCCACCGGCGCCGCGCCGGGCACGGTGGTCCGGGCGCAGGCGATGGTGAAGATCGAGACCGGGCCGGATCTCGAGCTGTTCGAGATGCACGGGCCCGATCAGGCCGCGCCGGCGCGGGCGAGCGATTTCGGGATCACGCATTTCGGGGTCTATACCGATGATATCGACGCGGCCGTCGCGCGCTTCGTCGCGGCGGGAGGAGCCGCGCTGACCGCGCCGCGATCGATCCCCTACGCCACCGAAAAGGGCGAGAGAAACAAGGTCTGCTACTGCCGCATGCCCTGGGGGACGACGATCGAGTTCATCACCTTGCCCGATCGCATGGCCTATCGCGACCACACCGCCCTGCGCCGGTGGCAGGACGAGGATCGCGCCGCTTCATCCGGTCAGTCATTCTCGCAATAA
- a CDS encoding LysR family transcriptional regulator yields MDWSDVRIFLAVARAGTLGGAARALQLSHPTVGRRLKALEQASGQTLFQRTAEGLVPTEEGASIVALAEQMEESALAMARRLAGQAQDFHGTLRISSADWFSAYMLPPVLADYAQAHPRVEIEVLTGTRLFSLAQREADIAFRIVPFDTPDIVQRRLVGLRYGAYVAADAPEPVFGDGRGFRLITHDTSTGQFPDIAWLTESFPNARVAVRSNNRNVQARLCAQGLGIAVLPRPVGDQLAGLRRLDPPTPPPGREIWMGYHRDLRHLSRLRAFIERVVAHAALHDERRLDEGSG; encoded by the coding sequence ATGGACTGGAGCGATGTCCGGATCTTCCTGGCGGTCGCGCGCGCAGGCACGCTGGGCGGCGCGGCGCGCGCGCTGCAGCTCAGTCACCCCACGGTCGGCCGGCGGCTCAAGGCGCTCGAGCAGGCAAGCGGCCAGACGCTCTTCCAGAGGACCGCCGAGGGCCTGGTCCCGACCGAGGAAGGGGCGTCGATCGTCGCGCTGGCGGAGCAGATGGAGGAGAGCGCGCTGGCGATGGCGCGCCGCCTCGCCGGGCAGGCGCAGGATTTCCACGGCACGCTGCGGATTTCGTCGGCCGACTGGTTCAGCGCCTATATGCTGCCTCCCGTCCTCGCCGATTATGCACAGGCCCATCCCAGGGTGGAGATCGAGGTGCTGACGGGGACGCGCTTGTTCAGCCTCGCGCAGCGCGAAGCGGACATCGCCTTCCGCATCGTTCCGTTCGACACGCCCGACATTGTGCAGCGACGACTGGTGGGCCTGCGCTACGGCGCCTATGTCGCCGCCGACGCGCCGGAGCCGGTGTTCGGCGACGGCCGCGGCTTCCGGCTCATCACCCACGACACGTCCACGGGCCAGTTCCCGGACATTGCGTGGCTGACGGAGAGCTTTCCGAACGCGCGCGTCGCGGTGCGATCGAACAATCGCAACGTGCAGGCGCGGCTCTGCGCACAGGGCCTCGGGATCGCGGTGCTGCCACGGCCGGTCGGCGACCAGCTGGCCGGCTTGCGCCGTCTGGACCCGCCCACGCCGCCGCCGGGGCGCGAGATCTGGATGGGCTACCATCGCGACCTCCGCCATCTCAGCCGCTTGCGGGCCTTTATCGAGCGGGTCGTCGCCCATGCGGCGCTGCACGACGAGAGGCGGCTCGACGAGGGCAGCGGCTGA
- a CDS encoding NAD(P)-dependent oxidoreductase, translated as MQIGIIGLGAMGAPIARNLVKAGHEVRAWNRTPPAPDAMSGLVLLDDPAAAFQAEAVLTVLSDDASIREVVLEPGLVRRARPGLVHVVVSTISVAFAQALAELHAQAGLGYVSAPVLGRPDVAARGALNMLVGGAAAAVARVEPVLAATSQRLWHLGEAPERANAAKLAANMMIAMAIEALAEGAAIAESVDLPRARFFELVLGTLFSGRAYETYSAQITDRAYEPKFRAALGLKDLRLAAEASARTGRTLPMLEAVRARLSEAVAAGLGDKDWSILAELSLESRAPHRLEGGATPPPAATQIPSN; from the coding sequence ATGCAGATCGGCATCATCGGGCTCGGCGCCATGGGCGCCCCGATCGCGCGCAACCTCGTCAAGGCCGGACACGAGGTGCGCGCGTGGAACCGCACCCCGCCGGCGCCGGACGCCATGTCCGGCCTCGTCCTTCTCGACGATCCGGCAGCCGCCTTCCAGGCCGAAGCCGTGCTCACTGTCCTTTCGGACGATGCCTCGATCCGGGAGGTCGTGCTCGAGCCAGGGCTTGTGCGCCGCGCCCGGCCCGGTCTGGTCCATGTCGTCGTCTCGACCATCTCGGTCGCCTTCGCGCAGGCGCTGGCGGAGCTGCACGCGCAAGCGGGGCTCGGCTATGTGTCGGCGCCCGTGCTGGGGCGCCCGGACGTGGCCGCCCGGGGCGCGCTCAACATGCTGGTGGGCGGCGCGGCCGCGGCGGTCGCGCGCGTCGAGCCCGTGCTCGCCGCGACGAGCCAGAGGCTGTGGCATTTGGGCGAGGCGCCCGAGCGGGCGAACGCCGCGAAGCTCGCGGCGAACATGATGATCGCGATGGCGATCGAGGCGCTCGCCGAGGGCGCGGCGATCGCGGAAAGCGTCGATCTCCCCCGCGCGCGCTTCTTCGAACTCGTGCTCGGCACGCTCTTCTCTGGGCGCGCTTACGAGACCTACAGCGCCCAGATTACCGACCGTGCCTACGAACCGAAGTTCAGGGCGGCGCTGGGGCTGAAGGATCTGAGACTCGCGGCGGAGGCGAGCGCGCGGACCGGCCGCACGCTGCCGATGCTCGAAGCGGTGCGCGCGCGATTGAGCGAAGCGGTCGCGGCGGGCCTTGGAGACAAGGACTGGTCGATCCTCGCCGAGCTGAGCCTGGAGAGCCGCGCCCCGCACCGGCTTGAGGGCGGCGCGACGCCGCCGCCCGCCGCCACCCAAATTCCAAGCAACTGA
- a CDS encoding EthD family reductase, which produces MNDGKQAVRTFVYYEGASDARFDRDFYTNHHLPLCLDSWGRYGLQSARAFYAADGAAGTLVICECIFRDEEALQAAFASPETRAVMADVPRFTDLTPIRTRPVPMDPFPSVD; this is translated from the coding sequence ATGAACGATGGCAAACAGGCCGTCCGCACCTTCGTCTATTATGAAGGCGCCAGCGACGCGCGCTTCGATCGCGATTTCTACACCAATCATCATCTGCCCTTGTGCCTGGATTCGTGGGGTCGCTATGGCCTGCAAAGCGCGAGGGCCTTTTACGCTGCCGACGGTGCGGCCGGCACGCTGGTGATCTGCGAGTGCATTTTCCGCGACGAGGAGGCGCTGCAAGCCGCCTTCGCCTCTCCGGAGACACGGGCGGTAATGGCGGACGTGCCGCGCTTCACCGACCTTACGCCGATCCGCACCCGTCCCGTGCCGATGGACCCCTTCCCGTCGGTGGACTGA
- a CDS encoding NAD(P)-dependent oxidoreductase, producing the protein MKLLVFGGGGRTGRDLIVQLLARGHKATALVRDARAFGLSYDRLRAVSCDALEPASFQAALEGQEAVLSVLGVTGFWASLRPMTFYRDSARAIVTGMRAAGVARLVLVSSIGVLDKPAAPAWYRALVKPLLRHKYADMRAMEAFVARSGLDWTIVRAARLIDGPLTQHYRVGAGGTLPDITTISRSDLADFLARAVADPAMAGQMYAISR; encoded by the coding sequence ATGAAGCTGCTGGTGTTCGGCGGCGGCGGACGCACCGGGCGGGACCTGATCGTGCAGCTTCTGGCGCGCGGCCACAAGGCGACCGCCTTGGTCCGCGACGCCCGAGCGTTCGGCCTCTCGTATGACCGACTAAGGGCGGTGAGCTGCGATGCGCTGGAGCCGGCTTCGTTCCAGGCGGCACTGGAAGGGCAGGAGGCGGTGCTGTCCGTGCTTGGGGTGACCGGTTTCTGGGCCTCGCTGCGGCCGATGACCTTCTACCGCGACTCCGCACGCGCGATCGTCACCGGTATGAGGGCGGCGGGCGTGGCCCGGCTGGTGCTCGTGTCCTCGATAGGCGTGCTGGACAAGCCTGCGGCGCCCGCCTGGTACCGCGCGCTCGTCAAGCCGTTGCTGCGGCACAAATATGCCGACATGCGGGCGATGGAGGCGTTCGTCGCGCGCTCGGGGCTCGACTGGACCATCGTGCGCGCCGCGCGTCTTATCGACGGACCGCTCACCCAGCATTACCGCGTCGGCGCCGGAGGCACGCTGCCTGATATCACGACGATCTCCCGGAGCGACCTCGCCGACTTCCTGGCGCGCGCGGTGGCCGACCCGGCAATGGCCGGCCAGATGTACGCGATCTCCCGTTGA